The Candidatus Binatia bacterium genome has a window encoding:
- a CDS encoding lysylphosphatidylglycerol synthase transmembrane domain-containing protein translates to MAASNGTQSPQRWWSSAWFKIGLSLLLLGILLRNTDVSALIRAVAKARPGWVIAALIMYVASMVVSCLRWAMLARALGFNEPFGHFFGSYFTGMYMNLFAPSTVAGDIGRALYLAGGQRRKALAFTTVIADRGLGFIVLSWIGALAIFTQPGYRLPAALYYGAWIIPPATLFGWLFGPPLVVRVFPPGNPWRELVEHDLAPYWSDFRLLTRTSLVAVVFHCMQIGSQVLLAWALGIDAPASFFFIFVPVVNILSMAPVSFSGIGIREWGYRLFLGKIGVAHHTGVALGLLSSTLVLIAGLTGGLVFLLWKAEAPAPLADAPIPTPAERVEVAARSESA, encoded by the coding sequence ATGGCCGCAAGCAACGGCACACAGTCACCGCAGCGGTGGTGGTCCTCCGCCTGGTTCAAGATCGGCCTGAGCCTGCTGCTGCTCGGCATTCTGCTGCGGAACACGGACGTGTCCGCATTGATCAGGGCCGTCGCCAAGGCGCGACCGGGCTGGGTGATCGCCGCTCTGATTATGTATGTCGCCAGCATGGTCGTCAGTTGTCTGCGCTGGGCCATGCTGGCACGGGCACTCGGGTTCAACGAACCGTTCGGGCACTTCTTCGGGTCCTACTTCACCGGCATGTATATGAATCTCTTCGCCCCGAGCACCGTGGCGGGCGATATCGGGCGGGCTCTATACCTGGCTGGCGGGCAGCGGCGCAAGGCGTTGGCCTTCACCACCGTGATCGCCGACCGCGGCTTGGGGTTCATCGTGCTCAGTTGGATCGGCGCTCTCGCCATCTTTACGCAGCCTGGGTACCGCCTTCCGGCTGCGCTCTACTATGGCGCCTGGATCATTCCGCCGGCAACGCTGTTCGGCTGGCTGTTCGGACCGCCGCTCGTCGTGCGGGTATTCCCGCCGGGCAACCCCTGGCGGGAGCTGGTCGAGCACGATCTGGCGCCGTACTGGAGTGACTTCCGTCTGCTGACCCGGACCAGCCTGGTGGCTGTCGTCTTTCACTGCATGCAGATCGGCTCGCAGGTCTTGTTGGCGTGGGCGCTGGGCATTGATGCGCCGGCCTCGTTCTTTTTCATTTTCGTCCCCGTGGTCAACATTCTCAGCATGGCACCGGTGAGCTTCAGTGGCATTGGGATCCGTGAATGGGGTTATCGGCTTTTCCTCGGCAAGATCGGCGTCGCACACCACACCGGCGTGGCCTTGGGGCTGCTGTCCAGTACCTTGGTGCTCATCGCCGGGCTCACCGGGGGGTTGGTCTTTCTCTTGTGGAAAGCGGAAGCGCCGGCACCGTTAGCTGACGCTCCCATCCCGACACCCGCCGAGCGCGTTGAGGTAGCGGCGCGCTCCGAGTCGGCCTAG